CTGGCCTTCGCCGACGGCCCCCTCGGGACCGCCCCCACCGCCTCGGCGAAGCAGCACGCTCCGGCCATCCCCTTCACCGCGGCGAACGTGGTGCAGCAGGCGGACGGCGGCTTCACCCTGACCTGGACCGCTCCCGGTGCCCGCGGCGTGACCGTCTACGCCGGCACCGACCAGGAGGACATCCGCCACCGCAAGCCCGTCGCCCGCGGCGCCGGCTCCGCCACCGTGACGGTCAGCGGGCTGGCCGCCGCCGACCGCTGGTTCTTCGAGCTCGTCCCGGACCGTGGCGAGTCGCTGATCGTCGCCGACCGCTCGCTGCACCTGGCCTCCGCGCCCAACTTCCGCGACGCCGGGGGCTACCGCACCGCCGACGGCCGCTGGGTCAGGATGGGCGTCGTCTACCGCTCCGGCGACCTCAGCAGGCTGACCGACCAGGATCTCGCCAAGCTCCGCCGGCTCGGCCTCACGGAGGTCTTCGACCTCCGTACCCCCGGCGAGCAGAAGGCCGCGCCCGACCGCGTCCCGGCCGGCGCCACCACCGTCGACGCCAACGTCCTCGGCGCCGCCGACACCGGGGCGTTCGACGTCACCGGTCCGGAGGCCGCGGTCCGGGCGATGACCGACGCCGAGCGCACGATGGTCTCCGCCGACAGCGCCCGGGCGGCCTACCGATCGGTGCTGGTCGCGCTGGTCGAGCGGAACGACGAGGGCGTGCTCTACCACTGCACCGCCGGCAAGGACCGGACCGGCTGGGCCTCCGCCGCCCTGCTCACCGCCCTCGGCGTGCCGCGCGACACCGTGGAGGCCGACTACCTGGCCAGCAACACCTACCGGGCCGCCGAGAACGCCGCCACCCTGGCCCAGCTGCCGCCGGCCTACCAGGCCGTCTACAAGCCGCTGCTGGAGGTGCGCCCCGAGTACCTGGAGGCGGGCTTCGACGAGGTCCGGCAGAAGTTCGGCTCCTTCGACGCCTATCTGAAGTCCGGCCTGGGCCTGGACCAGCGGGACCAGCGCGATCTGCGCAGCCGGCTGCTGGTCGGCTGACCGGCGGCCGGCCCGCCACGCGCCCCGGGGGCGCGGAGCGGGCCGGCCCGGCGGCGGGTCACCCACCGCAGCTGTCACCCGAGGTGGCCGGCCCCGACAGGATGTGGACCACGGCGAAGAGCTCGACCAGGAAGAACACCGTCGCGAACACCGCCACCAGCGCGGCCAGCGCCGTCCAGAGGCCCTGATGGCGCCCGCCCGCCCGGCTGCCGAGAACCGCCCGGAAGGCGCCGGCCGCGGACCCGAGGCCGAGCAGCACGCCCAGGAAGAGGGCCGCCCTGGCCGACGCCGGCGTCGCGAGCGCCGGGCGGCAGTGCTGGAGCGGCGCCAGCACGTCGTGGTCGACCCCGACGGCGTACCGCACGAACAGCCAGCCGACGGCTCCCGCCAGCACCACCGCGCCGAGCCAGGGCAGCCGCGCCCTCCGGAGGCCGTCTCCCGACCCGTTCACCCCACCACTCCCTCTCTCGTTCCCGCTCAGTACCAGTTCGGCTGGACCCGGACGAAGTGCATCTTCTGCTGCCCCTCGGCCGAGGCCTCGTGCCCGGACCGGCCGTCCAGGCTGACGTTCTTCCGGGGGTCGGAGTGCTGCGTGTAGCGGATGTCGCCGTCCGGCGTCACCGCCGTGACGACCGCCGTGTGGTGGATGTTGCCCTTCTCCAGCCCGTCGTTCTGGTCGGTGTCCTCCTCGAAGAAGACCAGGTCACCGGGCTTCACCTCGGAGGCGGGGAGCTCCCGCCCACCGTTGCCGACCATGAAGTCGCGGAGGTTCTCGGCGCCTCCCCACGCGTGGCTGTGCTGCTGCCCGACCAGCCCCAGGCCCATCCAGCCCGGATCGTTGCCCTTGTTCCAGGCATCGCCCTCGAAGGTCCAGTCGCCCTTCATCCGGACGCCGGACTGCAGCAGGGCCTCCGAGGCGAAGTTGGTGCAGTTGTTCTCGCCGTCGAAGTCCCCGGAGCCGTCGTTCCAGTGCTCCAGCGTCCACTGCACCATCGCCACCCGGTCGAACTTGCGGTCAGGACCGCCCCGCAGGTCCTCCTTGACGCTGTCCGGGATGCCGGGCAGGCCGGCGAGCCGGACCGGGTCCGAGAGTTCGAGCTGCTTGCGCTGGGCGTCCGAGAGCGAGTCCCACCAGTCGGCGACCAGTCGCGGATCCTTGCCGTCCGGGATGTCGCCGGAGAGCATGTCCAGCTCGACCTGGGAGGCCTCGCCCTGCAGTTCGTCCAGGGCCCGGCCCGGATCGGTCTCGCAGGTGGCCGCACCGAGCTTGCGCAGCTCGGCCGCCGCCCGGTCGTCCGCCTGGGTGGCCTCCCGCAGCGCCTCCTTGATCAGGTCCGCGACCTCGTTCATGTGGGTGATCTTCTCGCCGGTCACCTCGCCGGTGGTGCAGACCGTGCCGGATCCGTCCACCTCCAGCTGGTAGCCGACGGCCAGGTCGACGGCGTGGGCCAGGGCCCGCTGCGCGTACTCGACCGAGGAGTGCCAGCCGTCGAGCACCATCGCGACACCGCGCATGATGTCGGCGCCGGCCTCCAGGATCTTCGCCTGCTCGTCCAGCTTCCTGCCCGCGGCCTCGCCGACCGCGTCCTGCCAGTCGTCCTTGAGCGGACCCACCCCGTTGCGGTGGATGTCGTCGACGGCCTGCCAGGCCTCCTTGGACAGCTCCAGCCAGCCCTCGGCGGCGCGCTGCAGCTTCGCCGGGTCGGCGGCCTTCAGGGCGGCGTACTCGACCATGCTCACGCCCCCGCGTTCAGGTCGCGCGCGGCCTGGTCGAAGCGCCGGCCGGCCTCCTCGTTGGCGGCGTCGTAGGAGTGCGCGGAGTCCCGTAGCTGCTCGGAGTAGGTCTGCAGCTGCTGCACCACCGAGGTCATGTGGGTCTGCCAGGCCTGCGCGCACTCCTGCAGCGCCGGGCCGGCCGCCCACTCGGGGTAGGCGCCGGCGGCGATCAGGCTTCCGTCCAGCCAGTGCCCGGACCTCTCGCCGACGTGCGCGGAGGTCGCGCCGAGTGCTCCGGAGGCCTGGTGCAGGCCGTCCGGGCGGATGCGGATGTCGAACACGTCTTTCCCCCGTGGATCGTGGACAGCCCACGCTGCCACCGAGGGTGACGCACGGGAGCGGCCCACGGTTGCAGCGGCCGGCCGGGCGCCCCGGATCGTCCGGCACCGGTCCCCGGCACCGGACGGTCCGCCGCCGGTCAGTCCAGGACCGGGAGCAGCTCCGGCAGGTGCCCGTCCGAGGCGAGGGCGGCGGCCCGGCGCTCGGCCGGCACCTCGCCGTAGGTGGTGGTGCGCTGGCGGTGCGGCCGGCCGGCCGCCTCGGCGATGGCCTCCAGGTCGCGCACGGACTTGTAGCTGCCGTACGCCGAGCCGGCCATCCGCGAGATGGTCTCCTCCATCAGCGTGCCGCCCAGGTCGTTGGCGCCCGAGCGGAGCATCTCGGCGGCGCCCTCGGCCCCCAGCTTCACCCAGCTGGTCTGGATGTTGGGGATGTGGGTGTGCAGCAGCAGCCTGGCCATCGCGACCACCGCCCGGTTGTCGCGGGCGGTCGGCCCGGGCCGGGAGATGCCGGCCAGGTAGACCGGTGCGTTGGTGTGGATGAAGGGGAGGGTGACGAACTCGGTGAACCCGCCGGTCCGCTGCTGGATCTCCGCGAGCAGCCGCAGGTGGCCCAGCCAGTGCGCGGGCGTGTCCACGTGGCCGTACATCATCGTGGACGAGGAGCGGATGCCCAGCTCGTGCGCGGTGCCGACGACCTCGACCCAGGTGGCCGCGGGCAGCTTGCCCTTGGTCAGCACCCAGCGGACGTCGTCGTCCAGGATCTCGGCGGCGGTACCGGGGATGGTGTCCAGACCGGCCTCCTTGGCCTGCTGGAGCCAGTCCCTGATGGAAAGTCCGGTGCGGGTCGCGCCGTTGACCACCTCCATCGGCGAGAAGGCGTGCACGTGCATGCCGGGCACCCGGGCCTTCACCGCGCGGGCGATGTCGAAGTACGCGGTGCCGGGCAGGTCGGGGTGGATGCCGCCCTGCATGCAGACCTCGGTGGCGCCGACGTCCCAGGCCTGGGCGGCGCGGTCGGCGACCTGGTCCAGCGAGAGGGTGTAGGCGTCGGCGTCGGTGCGGCGCTGGGCGAAGGCGCAGAACCGGCAGCCGGTGTAGCAGACGTTGGTGAAGTTGATGTTCCGGGTGACGCAGTAGGTGACGGTGTCGCCGACCGCGTCCCGGCGGACGTCGTCGGCGATCCGGCAGAGCGCGTCCAGGGCCGGACCGTCGGCGTGGAACAGGGCCAGTGCCTGATCGTCGGTCAGCCGGGTCGGGTCGTCCGCGGCCACCGCCAGCGCCTCGCGGACGTCACCGGTCAGCCGCTCGGGCGCGGCGCCGGCGACCTGCTCGCGCAGCGCCTCCCAGTCCCCGTAGACGTCCTCGAAGTCGGCCCGGCGGTCACCGGTGCGCCCGTCGGTGTCGATGGTGCGGTGCAGGTCGGTGCGCCCGTAGGAGGCGGGCAGGTCCTCCGGCTCCTGCCAGGGCAGGCCGACCGGCCTGGCGTCCGCCCGGGCCAGGCCGGTGGCCGGGTCGGCGAGCGCGTTGACGTGCGGCAGGATCCGCGGGTCCAGCCAGGGCTCGCCGCGCAGCAGGTACTCGGGGTGGACGGTGAGCCGCTCGCGCAGCTCGAAGCCGGCTTCGGCGGTTCGGGCCGCCAGGTCGTCGATGTGCGGCCAGGGGCGCTCGGGGTTGACGTGGTCCGGCGTCAGCGGCGAGACGCCGCCCCAGTCGTCGATGCCCGCGCCGATGATCAGCGCGAACTCGCCGCCGACCAGGTTCGGCGGCGCCTGGACCCGTGCGGAGGGTCCGAGCACCAGGCGGGTGACGGCGATCGCCGCCGCCAGCTCCTCCAGCTCCGCGTCGGGCATCGCGCGCATCGCGGTGTCCGGCTTGGCCCGGAAGTTCTGCACGATCACCTCCTGGATCGCGTGGTAGCGCCGGGCGGTGCGCCGGATCGCGAACAGGGCGTCGGCCCGCTCCTCGTACGTCTCGCCGATCCCGATCAGCACGCCGGTGGTGAACGGCACGGCGCTGCGCCCGGCGTCCTCCAGCACCCGCAGCCGGACGGCGGGCTCCTTGTCCGGCGAACCGAAGTGCGGGCCGCCGGGCTCGGACCAGAGGCGGGTCGCGGTGGTCTCCAGCATCATGCCCATGGACGGGGCGACCGGCTTCAGCCGCTGGAAGTCCGTCCAGGTCAGCACGCCGGGGTTCAGGTGCGGCAGCAGGCCGGTCTCCTCCAGCACCCGGATCGCCATCGCCCGGACGTAGGCGAGGGTGTCGTCGTAGCCGTGCGCGTCCAGCCACTCGCGGGCCTCGGGCCACCGCTCCTCCGGCCGGTCGCCGAGTGTGAAGAGGGCCTCCTTGCAGCCCAGCGCGGCCCCCTGACGGGCGATCTCCAGGACCTCGTCCGGTGAGAGGTACATGCCGTGGCCGGCCCGCCTGAGCTTCCCCGGGACGGTCACGAAGGTGCAGTAGTGGCACTTGTCCCGGCACAGCCGGGTGAGCGGGATGAAGACCTTCTTCGAGTACGTGACGACCCCGGGCCGCCCGGCCTGCGCCAGCCCGGCGTCGCGCACCCGCGCGGCGCTCTCGCACAGCGCCCGCAGATCGGCCCCCCGGGCCTGGAGCAGCACCGCCGCCTCGCCCGCGTCGAGCGCCACGCCGTCACGGGCGCGGCGCAGGGCCCGCCTCATGGCGTTCGCGGTGGGGGCGGGAGCGGAAGTGGCCGGGGAGGCGTCCGTTACGTCCATGGCGCGACCCTACGCCTGCTTTCAGCCCGTAGGACTACGTGACCCTGAGTTGGGATCAGGGTCACCCGCCCCGGTACATGCGTCGTGAGGCGTAGCCGCATCTGGCTCCGTAGGGCGATGCCGGCGGCCCGCCGATCGCCTCTAATGGAGTGGGGACGGGCGAGCGGGTCACAGCTACGGAGGGGTTGAACGCGATGACGGACGACACGACGACGGCGGGGCAGGTCGCAGCGCCGTACCGGCCTGGGCGGCGCACGGCGGTGCGGGTGCTGGTGCCGGTGACGGTGGCCGGGGTGGTGGCCGCAGGCATCGGTCTGGTGCCCGCGCTGGCCGACGGCGGGGCACCGGGCCTGCCGCCCCTGACGGCCCAGCAGGTGGTGGCGAAGGCGCTCGGCTCCGAGTCCCGGACGCTCACCGGCACCGTGCAGGTCTCCGCCGACCTGGGGGTGCCCGCGCAGCTGCTCGGCTCCGCCGCGGGTCTCGGCGGCGGCTCGGGTCTCGGCGGCGGAGCGGGGGCCGGGCAGCAGGGCTCCCCGGCCGCGCCGCAGACCGAGCTGCCGGCTCTGCTGGGCGGCGAGCACACCCTGCGGGTCGCGGTGGACGGCCCCGACCGACAGCGGGTCGGGCTGATCAAGGACCTCGCCGAGTACGAGCTGGTCCGCAACGGGAGCCAGGCCTGGGCCTGGGACAGTGCCCGCAACGAGGCCGTGCACCTGGCGCTGCCCCAGGGCGCCGCTGCCGGCGAGGCCGCCGGGGCCCCGCTGACGGGCGTGCCCAGCACCCCGCAGGAGGCGGCGAAGCGGTTCCTCGACCTGAGTGCGGACAGCACCTCCGTAACGGTGGATGGTACGGAGACGGTGGCCGGCCGGAAGGCGTACCGGCTGAGCGTGCGGCCGACCGGCGCGGGCTCGACGATCGGTGAGGTGCGGATCGCGGTGGACGCCGACAACGGCGTGCCGCTGGCGGTGGTGGTGAAGGCCGCCGACGGGGGCGCCACCGTGTTCGACGTCCACTTCAAGGACGTCTCCTTCGCCGCGCCGGCGGCCGGGACCTTCGACTTCAGCGCTCCCAAGGGCGCGAAGGTGACGGAGCAGAAGGCCGGTGGCGGGGCTCCCGGCCAGGCCGCCGGTAAGGCCGCGAAGGCTCCCGGCGCCGCCGGGGACGGCCTGAACGTGCTCGGTGAGGGCTGGACGAGCGTGCTCGGCACCACGCTGCCCACCGGCGGGGCGTCCGCTCCGGCCGGGGCCGGGGGCACGCACGGCGAGCAGTTCGGCGGCCGGAGCGCGCAGCAGCTGGCCAAGGCGCTCGGCAAGCCCGTCAAGGGCGGCACCCTGATCGGCACCAAGGTGCTCAACGTGCTGATCACGGATGACGGCCGGGTGTTCGCCGGCGCGGTGACGCTGCCGGTGCTGCAGAGTGCGGCCGGGGTGAAGTAGATGACACAGGCTCCCACCGCGGAGCCGGCCGGGGGCCGGGCCGCGGACGCGCGCCCGGCCCCGGTGGCCGTCCCCGCGCCGGCACTCCCCGCCGGCGATGCCGTCATCAGTACCAGCGGCCTGACCAAGCGCTTCCGGGGCGGCCAGCTCGCGGTGGACGGCCTGGATCTGACGGTGCCCCGGGGCAGCGTCTTCGGCTTCCTCGGCCCGAACGGCTCCGGCAAGACCACCACGATCCGGATGCTGATGGGCCTGATCGCGCCGTCCGCCGGGAGCGCGACGGTGCTCGGCGAGGCCATGCCGCAGTCGGTGGGCACGGTGCTGCCCCGGGTGGGCGCCCTGATCGAGGGGCCCGCCCTCTACGGATTCCTCTCCGGGCGCGACAACCTGGTCCGCTACGACTGCGCCGACCCGACCGCCGATCCGCGCACCCGCGGCCGGCGGGTCGGCGAGGCGCTGGACCGGGTCGGTCTGACGGCGGCGGCCGGCAAGAAGGCCAGGGCGTACTCGCTGGGGATGAAGCAGCGGCTCGGCCTGGCGGCCGCCCTGCTCCAGCCGCGTGAGCTGCTGGTGCTGGACGAGCCGACCAACGGTCTCGATCCGCAGGGCATGCGGGAGATCCGCACCCTGGTCAGGGACGTGGCGGCGGAGGGCACCACGGTCTTCCTCTCCTCGCACCTGCTGGACGAGATCGAGCAGGTCTGCACGCACGCCGCCGTGATGTCGCGCGGACGCCTGGTGGTCCAGGGCACCGTGCCGGAGCTGGCGGCCCGGGCCCAGGGCCGGCTGGTGGTCCGGACCTTGGACGTCGCTCCGGCGGCCGGGATCCTCTCGGCCCACGGGCTGAGCGGCGTCCGCACCGGCGAGGACCGGGTGGAGGCCGAGGCGGGCCGTACCGACGAGGAGGCCCTCCCGGAGCTGTGCGCGGCGCTGGTCGCCGCCGGGGTGCGGGTGGTCGGCTTCGGAGTCGAGCGGGGCACGTTGGAGGACGCCTTCGTGGCGCTGACCGGGGAGGGCTTCGATGTCGCGGGCTGAGACCGACGAGGTGGCGCCGGCCGCCGCAGGACCGGCCGCCGGGGCGGTGGCCGCGGTGGCGGCCGCCCCCGCGGGGGTGGCCCCGATGGCGGCGGAGGGCCGCCGGCCGCAGACGGCGGCGGGCTTCCTGGCGCTGTTCCGGAGCGAGGTGGCGCTGACCTTCCGACGGGTCAGGACGATGGCCCTGCTGGGCATCCTGGCGGTGCTGCCGGTGCTGATCGGCGTGGTGGTCAGGATCCAGACCGGCGACGCGCACGGCGGGGAGGGGCCGGCCTTCCTCGCCCAGGTCAGCCAGAACGGCCTGTTCCTGGTCTTCACCTCGCTGGCCGTCGCGCTTCCGGTGTTCCTGCCGATGACGGTCGGTGTGGTCGCGGGCGACTCGATCGCGGGCGAGGCGAGTACCGGCACCCTGCGCTACCTGCTGGTCGCCCCGGCCGGCCGGACCCGGCTGCTGGCGGCCAAGTTCGCGGCCGGGCTGGTGTTCTGCGCGGCGGCGACCGCGACGGTCGCGCTGGCCGCGCTGGCGACGGGCGCGGCGCTCTTCCCGCTCGGCGAGGTGACGCTGATCTCGGGCGACTCCATCGGCCTGGGCGCGGCGCTGCTGCGGGCCGTCCTGGTGGCGGGCGTGGTGGCGGCCTCGCTGGCCGGGCTGGTCGCGATCGGGCTGTTCGTCTCGACGCTGACGGGCAGCGGGATCGCCGCGATGGCGAGCACCGTCGGGTTGGTGATCACCGTGCAGATCCTGGACAGCTTCCCGCAGCTGCACGCGATCCAGCCGTACCTCTTCAGCCACCACTGGCTGAGCTTCGCCGACCTGCTGCGGCAGCCGATGTACTGGGACGGTGTGCTGCGCAACCTCGGTGTGCAGGCGGTCTACGTCGCGATCTTCGGCTCCGCCGCGTGGGCCCGCTTCACCAGCAGGGACGTCACGGCCTGACCCTCCGGGGCGGTGCGAGCCGGCAGCGCCGGCTCGCACCGCCCCGGGCCAGCGGGTGGCGCAGGTCAGCGGGTGGCGGCCGGGGCCGTGACGGGCCGGTCGGCGGGCCCTTCGGCCGCGGCGAGGGCCGCCGCGCGGTCCGCCCGCAGCCGCCGCAGCGCGTCCCAGGTCAGCAGCGCCAGGGCGACCCAGACCAGCGCGAAACCGCCCCAGCGGGCGGGCTCCATGGTCTCGTGCATCACGGCGACGCCGATCAGGAACTGGAACACCGGGGCCAGGTACTGGAGCAGACCGAGCACGGTCAGCGGGACCCGCACCGCCGCGGCGCCGAAGAAGAGCAGCGGGACGGCGGTGACCACGCCGCTCAGCACCAGCAGCCCGGAGTGCCCCCACCCGTACGAGCCGGGGACGGTGTGGCCGAGCGTGCCCTGCCCGCTGACCGCGAGGTAGATCAGGTAGCCGAGGGCGAAGGGGAACAGGAAGGCGCTCTCCGTCGCGAGGCTCTCCAGCCCGCTCAACCCGACCTTCTTCTTCAGCAGGCCGTAGATCGCGAAGGAGAACGCCAGGGTCAGCGCGATCCACGGCGGCTGCCCGTAGGCGATGGTGAGGACCGCCACCGCGAGGGCGCCGACGCCGACCGCGGCCCACTGGGCCGGCCGCAGCCGCTCGTGCAGCAGCAGGACGCCGAACGCGATGGTGACCAGCGGGTTGATGAAGTACCCGAGGCTGGTCTCGACGACGTGCCCGCTGTTGACACCCCAGATGTAGACGCCCCAGTTGACCGAGACGACGGCCGCCGCGCCGGCCGACATCGCCAGCCGCCGGGGCTGGCGCAGCAGCGGCCTGACCCAGCTCCAGTGGCGCTGCACCAGCAGCAGCACCAGGACGGCGACCAGTGACCAGACCATCCGGTTGACCAGGATGTCGTCGGCCCGGCTGGGTTCCAGCAGTGGCCAGAACAGCGGGAAGAGCCCCCAGATCCCGTACGAGGCGACGCCGAACCAGAGGCCACGGGCGGCCTCCTGTGGGGATGTCTCCGGCATGACGGCCTGCCCTCCGCGCGCGCTTGTGTCGAGCCGACGGTAGCGGGCGCGCAGTGGCGTGTCATCGCCATTAGCGGTTTTTGGTCATGACAATCACGTGACAGATCGGGCCCGGGGCGCCGGGCGCCCGCCTCAGCCCCGCAGAGCGGCCCGCAGCGTCTCGGCGAGCGGGGTGGTCGGCCGGCCGATCAGCCGGGCCAGGTCGCCGTCGGTGTCGGCGAGCTCGCCCCGGGCGATCGCGGCGTCCACGTCCACCAGGATCTCCGCGAGGACCGGCGGCAGACCCGCGCCCAGCAGCACCTTGAGGTGCTCGTCCGCCGTCACGTTGTGGAAGGTCACCGGGCGGCCGCGCTGCCCACCGGACGGGTCCGGTGGGCAGCCGCCGTGCGCGTGGCCGTGCGCCTGGCCGGGCGTCGGCCGGGCGCCGTCAGCCGACCGTCCAGGTGTCGCTGCCGGCCAGCAGGGCGGCGAGCTCGCCGGGGCCGCGCCGGGCGGTGGCGGCGGCAAGCTGCTCCGCCATCAGCGTGTCGTAGACCGGACGCCGGACGCTGCGCAGGACCCCGATCGGGGTGTGGTGCAGCGTGTCGGCGTCGGCGATCCGGGACAGCGCGAAGGCGGTGGCGGGGCCGGCCGCGTGCGCGTCGTGGACCAGCACCCCGCCCTCGTTGGCCGGCGTCACGGCGGCCGCGTACAGCTCACCGCTGCCGGCGTCACGGAACACGCCCTGGCCGCCGTCCGCGCCGAAGCGGACCGGCTGCCCGTGCTCCAGCCGGATCAGCGCCTCGTCCCTGGTGCCCGGCTCCTTGAGCACCTCGAACGCGCCGTCGTTGAAGATGTTGCAGTTCTGGTAGATCTCCACCAGCGCCGTGCCCTCGTGCTCGGCCGCCGCGCGGAGCACCGACTGCAGGTGCTTGCGGTCCGAGTCGATGGTGCGGGCGACGAAGGTGGCCTCCGCGCCGATCGCCAGCGAGAGCGGGTTGAACGGTGCGTCGAGCGAGCCCATCGGCGTGGACTTGGTGATCTTCCCGAGCTCGCTGGTCGGCGAGTACTGGCCCTTCGTCAGGCCGTAGATCCGGTTGTTGAACAGCAGGATCTTCAGGTTGACGTTGCGCCGCAGCGCGTGGATGAGGTGGTTGCCGCCGATCGACAGCGCGTCGCCGTCCCCCGTCACCACCCAGACGCTCAGATCCTGCCGGGAGGTCGCCAGACCGGTCGCGATCGCCGGGGCGCGACCGTGGATGGAGTGCATCCCGTAGGTGTTCATGTAGTACGGGAACCGGGAGGAGCAGCCGATCCCGGACACGAACACGGTGTTCTCCCGGCGGATGCCGAGCTCCGGCATGAACGCCTGCACGGCGGCGAGGATCGCGTAGTCCCCGCAGCCCGGGCACCAGCGGACCTCCTGGTCGGTCTTGAAGTCCCGGGCGCTCTGCGGGCCGTCGGCCTTCGGGACCAGCTCCAGGGAGCGGAAGTTCTCA
The sequence above is drawn from the Kitasatospora sp. NBC_00315 genome and encodes:
- a CDS encoding tyrosine-protein phosphatase — protein: MTTTRIRLTAALTLTGALVLGSPALAFADGPLGTAPTASAKQHAPAIPFTAANVVQQADGGFTLTWTAPGARGVTVYAGTDQEDIRHRKPVARGAGSATVTVSGLAAADRWFFELVPDRGESLIVADRSLHLASAPNFRDAGGYRTADGRWVRMGVVYRSGDLSRLTDQDLAKLRRLGLTEVFDLRTPGEQKAAPDRVPAGATTVDANVLGAADTGAFDVTGPEAAVRAMTDAERTMVSADSARAAYRSVLVALVERNDEGVLYHCTAGKDRTGWASAALLTALGVPRDTVEADYLASNTYRAAENAATLAQLPPAYQAVYKPLLEVRPEYLEAGFDEVRQKFGSFDAYLKSGLGLDQRDQRDLRSRLLVG
- a CDS encoding amidase domain-containing protein, whose protein sequence is MVEYAALKAADPAKLQRAAEGWLELSKEAWQAVDDIHRNGVGPLKDDWQDAVGEAAGRKLDEQAKILEAGADIMRGVAMVLDGWHSSVEYAQRALAHAVDLAVGYQLEVDGSGTVCTTGEVTGEKITHMNEVADLIKEALREATQADDRAAAELRKLGAATCETDPGRALDELQGEASQVELDMLSGDIPDGKDPRLVADWWDSLSDAQRKQLELSDPVRLAGLPGIPDSVKEDLRGGPDRKFDRVAMVQWTLEHWNDGSGDFDGENNCTNFASEALLQSGVRMKGDWTFEGDAWNKGNDPGWMGLGLVGQQHSHAWGGAENLRDFMVGNGGRELPASEVKPGDLVFFEEDTDQNDGLEKGNIHHTAVVTAVTPDGDIRYTQHSDPRKNVSLDGRSGHEASAEGQQKMHFVRVQPNWY
- a CDS encoding bifunctional FO biosynthesis protein CofGH; this translates as MDVTDASPATSAPAPTANAMRRALRRARDGVALDAGEAAVLLQARGADLRALCESAARVRDAGLAQAGRPGVVTYSKKVFIPLTRLCRDKCHYCTFVTVPGKLRRAGHGMYLSPDEVLEIARQGAALGCKEALFTLGDRPEERWPEAREWLDAHGYDDTLAYVRAMAIRVLEETGLLPHLNPGVLTWTDFQRLKPVAPSMGMMLETTATRLWSEPGGPHFGSPDKEPAVRLRVLEDAGRSAVPFTTGVLIGIGETYEERADALFAIRRTARRYHAIQEVIVQNFRAKPDTAMRAMPDAELEELAAAIAVTRLVLGPSARVQAPPNLVGGEFALIIGAGIDDWGGVSPLTPDHVNPERPWPHIDDLAARTAEAGFELRERLTVHPEYLLRGEPWLDPRILPHVNALADPATGLARADARPVGLPWQEPEDLPASYGRTDLHRTIDTDGRTGDRRADFEDVYGDWEALREQVAGAAPERLTGDVREALAVAADDPTRLTDDQALALFHADGPALDALCRIADDVRRDAVGDTVTYCVTRNINFTNVCYTGCRFCAFAQRRTDADAYTLSLDQVADRAAQAWDVGATEVCMQGGIHPDLPGTAYFDIARAVKARVPGMHVHAFSPMEVVNGATRTGLSIRDWLQQAKEAGLDTIPGTAAEILDDDVRWVLTKGKLPAATWVEVVGTAHELGIRSSSTMMYGHVDTPAHWLGHLRLLAEIQQRTGGFTEFVTLPFIHTNAPVYLAGISRPGPTARDNRAVVAMARLLLHTHIPNIQTSWVKLGAEGAAEMLRSGANDLGGTLMEETISRMAGSAYGSYKSVRDLEAIAEAAGRPHRQRTTTYGEVPAERRAAALASDGHLPELLPVLD
- a CDS encoding outer membrane lipoprotein carrier protein LolA; translated protein: MTDDTTTAGQVAAPYRPGRRTAVRVLVPVTVAGVVAAGIGLVPALADGGAPGLPPLTAQQVVAKALGSESRTLTGTVQVSADLGVPAQLLGSAAGLGGGSGLGGGAGAGQQGSPAAPQTELPALLGGEHTLRVAVDGPDRQRVGLIKDLAEYELVRNGSQAWAWDSARNEAVHLALPQGAAAGEAAGAPLTGVPSTPQEAAKRFLDLSADSTSVTVDGTETVAGRKAYRLSVRPTGAGSTIGEVRIAVDADNGVPLAVVVKAADGGATVFDVHFKDVSFAAPAAGTFDFSAPKGAKVTEQKAGGGAPGQAAGKAAKAPGAAGDGLNVLGEGWTSVLGTTLPTGGASAPAGAGGTHGEQFGGRSAQQLAKALGKPVKGGTLIGTKVLNVLITDDGRVFAGAVTLPVLQSAAGVK
- a CDS encoding ABC transporter ATP-binding protein, with the protein product MTQAPTAEPAGGRAADARPAPVAVPAPALPAGDAVISTSGLTKRFRGGQLAVDGLDLTVPRGSVFGFLGPNGSGKTTTIRMLMGLIAPSAGSATVLGEAMPQSVGTVLPRVGALIEGPALYGFLSGRDNLVRYDCADPTADPRTRGRRVGEALDRVGLTAAAGKKARAYSLGMKQRLGLAAALLQPRELLVLDEPTNGLDPQGMREIRTLVRDVAAEGTTVFLSSHLLDEIEQVCTHAAVMSRGRLVVQGTVPELAARAQGRLVVRTLDVAPAAGILSAHGLSGVRTGEDRVEAEAGRTDEEALPELCAALVAAGVRVVGFGVERGTLEDAFVALTGEGFDVAG
- a CDS encoding ABC transporter permease: MSRAETDEVAPAAAGPAAGAVAAVAAAPAGVAPMAAEGRRPQTAAGFLALFRSEVALTFRRVRTMALLGILAVLPVLIGVVVRIQTGDAHGGEGPAFLAQVSQNGLFLVFTSLAVALPVFLPMTVGVVAGDSIAGEASTGTLRYLLVAPAGRTRLLAAKFAAGLVFCAAATATVALAALATGAALFPLGEVTLISGDSIGLGAALLRAVLVAGVVAASLAGLVAIGLFVSTLTGSGIAAMASTVGLVITVQILDSFPQLHAIQPYLFSHHWLSFADLLRQPMYWDGVLRNLGVQAVYVAIFGSAAWARFTSRDVTA
- the rarD gene encoding EamA family transporter RarD, with the translated sequence MPETSPQEAARGLWFGVASYGIWGLFPLFWPLLEPSRADDILVNRMVWSLVAVLVLLLVQRHWSWVRPLLRQPRRLAMSAGAAAVVSVNWGVYIWGVNSGHVVETSLGYFINPLVTIAFGVLLLHERLRPAQWAAVGVGALAVAVLTIAYGQPPWIALTLAFSFAIYGLLKKKVGLSGLESLATESAFLFPFALGYLIYLAVSGQGTLGHTVPGSYGWGHSGLLVLSGVVTAVPLLFFGAAAVRVPLTVLGLLQYLAPVFQFLIGVAVMHETMEPARWGGFALVWVALALLTWDALRRLRADRAAALAAAEGPADRPVTAPAATR
- a CDS encoding 2-oxoacid:ferredoxin oxidoreductase subunit beta, whose protein sequence is MTENFRSLELVPKADGPQSARDFKTDQEVRWCPGCGDYAILAAVQAFMPELGIRRENTVFVSGIGCSSRFPYYMNTYGMHSIHGRAPAIATGLATSRQDLSVWVVTGDGDALSIGGNHLIHALRRNVNLKILLFNNRIYGLTKGQYSPTSELGKITKSTPMGSLDAPFNPLSLAIGAEATFVARTIDSDRKHLQSVLRAAAEHEGTALVEIYQNCNIFNDGAFEVLKEPGTRDEALIRLEHGQPVRFGADGGQGVFRDAGSGELYAAAVTPANEGGVLVHDAHAAGPATAFALSRIADADTLHHTPIGVLRSVRRPVYDTLMAEQLAAATARRGPGELAALLAGSDTWTVG